From one Phocaeicola salanitronis DSM 18170 genomic stretch:
- a CDS encoding MBL fold metallo-hydrolase, protein MKLTYIFHSGFALETENCMLVFDYWLDPAHVIDGLLKCDKPMYVFASHFHEDHFNRDIFTWKSIKPDITYLLSKDILKHRRARRDEADAWLAKGGSWQDRHIHATAAGSNDSGVSWVVQTEGKTLFHAGDLNNWYARFLTDDYTGGTIYSPEFGMEIDPEKEEKRYLGELKDIRKLTAGFDLVMFPIDGRIGNGYTRGARQFIDRFRVGLLVPMHFVASGFQSASRMKEFADAKGVEFWCIKKEGESIER, encoded by the coding sequence ATGAAACTGACCTACATCTTCCATAGCGGCTTTGCCTTAGAAACCGAAAATTGCATGCTGGTCTTCGACTATTGGCTGGATCCGGCACATGTTATCGACGGATTGCTGAAATGCGACAAACCGATGTACGTGTTTGCCAGCCACTTCCACGAAGACCATTTCAACCGTGACATCTTCACTTGGAAATCAATTAAACCGGACATCACTTATCTCCTTTCGAAAGATATCTTGAAACACCGTAGAGCCAGACGTGACGAAGCCGATGCATGGCTTGCCAAAGGAGGAAGCTGGCAAGACCGGCACATCCATGCCACCGCTGCCGGAAGCAACGATAGCGGCGTGTCGTGGGTGGTGCAGACCGAAGGCAAAACCCTCTTTCACGCAGGCGACCTGAATAACTGGTACGCCCGCTTCCTGACCGATGACTATACAGGCGGAACCATATACAGCCCCGAATTCGGTATGGAAATCGACCCCGAGAAAGAAGAAAAACGCTATTTAGGCGAACTGAAAGACATCCGCAAGCTTACCGCCGGCTTCGACCTCGTAATGTTTCCCATAGACGGACGTATCGGAAATGGCTATACACGCGGAGCCCGCCAGTTCATCGACCGCTTCCGGGTAGGATTGCTTGTCCCCATGCACTTCGTTGCCAGCGGATTCCAATCGGCAAGCCGGATGAAAGAATTTGCCGATGCCAAAGGCGTTGAATTCTGGTGCATCAAAAAAGAAGGAGAGAGCATCGAACGTTAA
- a CDS encoding AraC family transcriptional regulator — protein sequence MNNVIYEQVAQNTENSFFYRRCTSWYKSAIGYHQHPELEIGFVIKGGGQRITDDFIENFREGDIIIIPANIPHCWIYDKLACPADERIEEAFIQFPQAFLDRLSRFAKEFQETASFYTNLKQCLSVQGEGAEEIRHILLEFENYNEQQRLIGFLQILMLASCSGNSRYIGHHAFNGIPIHKNKQRLQAVYKYIIENYHRKITLGEVADHIAMNKNAFCLFFKKSVNEPFTVYLNRFRLQMAVTLLNRTDQNISEIAYAVGFADIPYFNRCFKKEYGISPAEYRSKYKR from the coding sequence ATGAACAATGTCATTTACGAACAAGTAGCGCAAAATACAGAAAACTCATTCTTCTACCGCCGTTGTACATCGTGGTACAAAAGCGCGATAGGCTATCACCAGCATCCGGAACTGGAAATCGGATTCGTCATCAAAGGCGGAGGACAACGCATTACGGACGATTTCATCGAAAACTTTCGGGAAGGTGACATCATCATCATACCTGCCAACATCCCCCATTGCTGGATATACGACAAACTGGCGTGTCCGGCAGACGAAAGGATAGAAGAAGCATTCATCCAGTTTCCGCAAGCTTTTCTTGACCGCCTTTCCCGCTTTGCCAAAGAATTTCAAGAAACCGCTTCGTTCTATACCAACCTGAAACAATGCTTGTCGGTACAAGGGGAAGGAGCGGAAGAAATACGTCACATCCTGCTGGAGTTCGAAAACTACAATGAACAACAACGGCTCATTGGTTTTTTGCAAATCCTCATGCTCGCATCCTGTTCCGGCAACAGCAGATACATCGGCCATCATGCATTCAACGGCATACCCATTCATAAAAACAAACAACGCCTGCAGGCCGTCTACAAATACATCATCGAAAACTACCATCGGAAAATCACGCTGGGCGAAGTGGCAGACCACATTGCCATGAACAAAAACGCTTTTTGCCTTTTCTTCAAAAAGTCAGTCAACGAGCCTTTTACGGTATACCTCAACCGTTTCCGCCTGCAAATGGCGGTTACATTGCTCAACCGCACCGACCAAAACATATCCGAAATTGCTTATGCGGTAGGCTTTGCCGACATCCCCTACTTCAACCGCTGTTTCAAGAAAGAATACGGCATCTCGCCAGCCGAATACCGAAGTAAATATAAAAGATAA
- the miaA gene encoding tRNA (adenosine(37)-N6)-dimethylallyltransferase MiaA, with translation MTLIVLIGATGVGKTELSLSIAETYHTSILSADSRQLYADLKIGTAAPTPSQLARVPHYFVGTLQLTDYYSAAQYEADALKKLDELFKAHDVVVLTGGSMMYVDAVCKGIDDIPTVDAETRRLMMERYEQEGLERLCSELKLLDPEYYQTVDLKNPKRVIHALEICYMTGKTYTSFRTRTQKQRPFHLLKIGLKREREELYARINLRVDQMMEEGLLEEARKVYPFRHLNSLNTVGYKELFKYFDGEWDLPFAIEKIKQNSRIYSRKQMTWFKRDTDITWFHPDQKEEILNFISQHTAQ, from the coding sequence ATGACCCTCATCGTCCTCATTGGCGCTACAGGCGTAGGCAAAACCGAATTAAGCCTGTCCATCGCCGAAACCTACCACACTTCCATCCTCTCGGCGGATTCCCGCCAGCTTTATGCCGATTTGAAAATAGGTACGGCAGCTCCTACTCCCAGCCAACTGGCACGGGTTCCCCATTATTTTGTAGGCACATTACAACTCACCGATTATTACAGCGCAGCACAATACGAGGCAGACGCACTCAAAAAGCTGGACGAACTTTTTAAAGCACACGATGTGGTGGTGCTGACCGGAGGCTCGATGATGTACGTCGATGCCGTATGCAAAGGCATTGACGATATCCCCACGGTAGATGCCGAAACACGCCGGCTGATGATGGAAAGATATGAACAAGAAGGGTTGGAACGCCTCTGCAGCGAACTGAAGCTTCTGGATCCGGAATATTATCAGACCGTTGACTTGAAGAACCCCAAACGGGTTATCCATGCCCTCGAAATCTGCTATATGACGGGAAAGACCTATACTTCTTTCCGAACCCGCACACAAAAACAACGCCCTTTTCACCTCCTGAAAATCGGATTGAAGCGCGAACGAGAAGAACTATATGCCCGCATCAACCTTCGGGTAGACCAGATGATGGAAGAAGGATTATTGGAAGAAGCCCGCAAGGTTTACCCCTTCCGGCATCTCAATTCACTGAACACCGTAGGCTATAAAGAACTCTTCAAATACTTTGACGGAGAATGGGACCTTCCTTTCGCCATCGAAAAAATCAAGCAAAACTCCCGCATCTACTCACGCAAACAAATGACGTGGTTCAAGCGAGACACCGACATCACATGGTTTCATCCCGACCAAAAAGAAGAAATCCTGAACTTTATCAGCCAACATACCGCCCAATAA
- a CDS encoding IS1096 element passenger TnpR family protein produces the protein MVYKFRIISDEVDDFIREIKIDSDASFYDLHEAILKCTGYKDDQMTSFFICDDDWEKEIEITLEDMGAGSSEEDTFVMKDTRLSELLEDEKQKLLYVFDPLAERVFFIELSEIITGKDLQHATCSRKEGNPPQQVIDFDEQMKKMDSSLDLDENFYGDQEYDMDDFDPDGYDIGSGGNPYDEDKY, from the coding sequence ATGGTATACAAATTTAGAATCATATCAGACGAAGTGGATGATTTCATAAGAGAAATCAAAATCGATTCGGATGCTTCATTCTACGACTTGCATGAAGCTATCCTGAAATGTACAGGCTATAAGGATGACCAGATGACTTCTTTCTTCATCTGCGACGATGACTGGGAAAAAGAAATTGAAATCACGCTGGAAGATATGGGAGCAGGAAGCTCGGAAGAAGATACATTCGTCATGAAAGATACCCGCCTGAGTGAACTGCTGGAAGATGAAAAGCAAAAGCTGCTCTATGTATTCGACCCCTTGGCTGAACGCGTATTCTTCATCGAACTGTCGGAAATCATCACCGGGAAAGACCTCCAACATGCCACTTGCTCACGGAAAGAAGGAAATCCGCCCCAACAAGTCATCGACTTCGACGAGCAAATGAAGAAAATGGATTCATCACTGGACTTAGACGAGAACTTCTACGGAGACCAGGAATACGATATGGACGACTTCGACCCCGACGGATACGACATTGGGAGCGGAGGAAATCCGTATGACGAAGATAAATACTAA
- the lpxA gene encoding acyl-ACP--UDP-N-acetylglucosamine O-acyltransferase yields the protein MISPLAYVHPEAIIGENVEIGPFVFIDKNVVIGDNNTIMPNANILYGSRIGNNNRIFPGAVIGAIPQDLKFRGEETTAEIGDNNTIRENVTINRGTAAKGKTIVGNNNLLMEGVHVAHDTHVGSGCIIGNSTKMAGEVIIDDNAIVSANVLMHQFCRVGGYVMIQGGCRFSKDIPPYIIAGREPIAYSGINIVGLRRRGFSNELIENIHNAYRIIYNNGKNVTDALQQVREEIPMSPEIEYIVSFIENSERGIIR from the coding sequence ATGATAAGTCCATTAGCATACGTACATCCGGAAGCAATCATAGGGGAAAACGTCGAAATCGGTCCCTTTGTATTCATCGACAAGAACGTGGTCATTGGCGACAACAATACCATTATGCCTAATGCGAACATCTTATACGGTTCACGCATAGGCAACAACAACCGTATCTTTCCGGGAGCCGTCATCGGAGCCATTCCGCAAGACCTGAAGTTCCGGGGAGAAGAGACCACAGCCGAAATAGGCGACAACAACACCATACGCGAGAATGTGACTATCAACCGGGGCACCGCAGCCAAAGGGAAAACCATCGTAGGAAACAACAACCTCCTCATGGAAGGCGTACATGTGGCACACGACACCCATGTCGGAAGCGGATGCATCATCGGAAACTCCACGAAAATGGCAGGTGAAGTCATCATCGACGACAACGCCATTGTAAGCGCCAACGTACTGATGCACCAGTTCTGCCGGGTGGGAGGATACGTCATGATACAAGGCGGATGCCGGTTCAGCAAAGACATCCCTCCTTATATTATCGCAGGGCGCGAACCCATTGCCTATAGCGGCATCAACATTGTAGGCCTGCGCCGGCGCGGATTCTCGAACGAACTGATAGAGAATATCCACAACGCCTACCGCATCATCTACAATAACGGAAAGAACGTGACCGATGCCCTGCAACAAGTAAGAGAAGAAATACCGATGAGTCCCGAAATCGAATACATCGTTTCTTTTATCGAAAATTCGGAAAGAGGCATCATCCGATAA
- a CDS encoding bifunctional UDP-3-O-[3-hydroxymyristoyl] N-acetylglucosamine deacetylase/3-hydroxyacyl-ACP dehydratase: MLKQKTLKGSFTLNGKGLHTGVKLTVTFNPAPEHHGYKIQRIDLDDQPIIDAIADNVVDTTRGTVLAKNGVKVSTVEHAMAALYAAGIDNCLIQVNGPELPILDGSSKAYVECIQRVGIEEQTAPKDYYIIKSKIEVRDEETGSSIIVLPDDKFSLNVLISYDSKILTNQYATLENMDEFPTEIASARTFVFVREIEPLLNAGLIKGGDLDNAIVIYEKQMTQENFDKLADVMGVPHMDASHLGYINHIPLVWSNEPARHKLLDIIGDLALIGKPIKGRIIATRPGHTINNKFARQLRKEIRLHEIQAPIYNCNEPPLMDVNRIRELLPHRYPFQLVDKVIAIGANYIVGVKNVTSNEPFFQGHFPQEPVMPGVLQVEAMAQVGGLLVLNSLAEPERYSTYFLKIDNVKFRQKVVPGDTLVFRVELMAPIRRGISTMKGYIFVGEKIVCEAEFMAQIVKNK; encoded by the coding sequence ATGTTAAAACAAAAAACACTAAAAGGCAGTTTTACACTGAACGGCAAGGGACTCCATACCGGAGTCAAGCTGACCGTGACATTCAATCCTGCCCCCGAACACCACGGATATAAAATCCAACGCATCGACCTGGACGACCAGCCCATCATCGATGCCATAGCGGATAATGTGGTAGACACCACACGGGGTACTGTTTTGGCTAAGAACGGGGTAAAAGTAAGTACCGTAGAGCACGCCATGGCTGCCCTCTATGCAGCCGGTATCGATAATTGCCTGATTCAGGTAAACGGTCCCGAACTTCCGATTTTAGACGGAAGCTCGAAAGCATACGTAGAATGCATCCAGCGGGTAGGCATTGAGGAACAAACCGCTCCGAAAGATTATTACATCATCAAATCGAAAATCGAAGTGCGCGATGAAGAAACAGGGTCTTCCATCATCGTCTTGCCGGATGATAAATTCAGCTTAAACGTATTAATCTCTTACGATTCCAAGATTCTGACCAACCAATACGCCACATTGGAGAACATGGATGAATTCCCTACCGAAATCGCATCGGCACGCACCTTCGTATTCGTGAGGGAAATCGAACCTCTGCTGAATGCCGGGCTTATCAAGGGAGGAGATTTGGACAATGCCATCGTCATCTACGAGAAACAGATGACGCAGGAAAACTTCGACAAGCTTGCCGATGTAATGGGAGTCCCGCACATGGATGCCAGCCACCTGGGATACATCAACCACATTCCTTTGGTATGGTCCAACGAACCGGCACGCCACAAGCTGCTTGACATCATCGGCGACCTTGCCCTGATTGGGAAACCCATCAAAGGACGCATCATCGCCACCCGCCCGGGACATACCATCAACAATAAATTCGCCCGCCAGTTGCGTAAGGAAATCCGCCTGCACGAGATTCAGGCTCCTATTTATAATTGCAACGAACCTCCTTTAATGGACGTGAACCGCATCCGCGAACTCCTTCCCCACCGTTACCCGTTCCAACTGGTAGACAAAGTCATCGCCATCGGAGCAAATTACATCGTGGGCGTAAAGAACGTCACTTCGAACGAACCGTTCTTCCAAGGGCATTTCCCGCAAGAACCGGTCATGCCGGGCGTTCTTCAGGTAGAAGCCATGGCACAGGTAGGAGGCCTGCTGGTGCTTAACTCATTGGCCGAACCTGAAAGATATTCTACTTACTTCTTGAAAATAGACAATGTAAAATTCCGCCAAAAAGTAGTGCCCGGCGATACACTCGTGTTCCGTGTAGAACTGATGGCACCGATTCGCCGCGGCATCTCTACGATGAAAGGATACATCTTCGTAGGAGAAAAAATCGTTTGCGAAGCTGAATTTATGGCACAAATAGTAAAAAACAAATAA
- the lpxD gene encoding UDP-3-O-(3-hydroxymyristoyl)glucosamine N-acyltransferase: MEFSAKQIAEYIHGEIVGNEHATVHTFAKIEEGVPGAISFLSNPKYTHYIYTTQSTIVLVNKDFEPEQPVSATLIKVDNAYESLAQLLTLYEQNKPKKTGIDPLASIAPTAKIGKDVYIGPFACIEAGAEIGDNACIHPHVTVGSHVKIGSNTTLYPHVTIYQDCRIGNNCILHAGCVIGADGFGFAPSAEGYDKIPQIGIVVIEDNVEIGANTCVDRATMGATIIHKGVKLDNLIQIAHNVEIGSHTVMASQGGVAGSAKIGEWCVFAGQVGVAGHIKVGDRVTIGAQSGIPGNTKSGSTLMGYPAIDPKLFARSAVIYKKLPDMYEDMRRMQKELEELKKQLNK; the protein is encoded by the coding sequence ATGGAGTTTTCAGCCAAACAAATTGCGGAATATATCCACGGAGAAATAGTAGGGAACGAGCATGCTACCGTACACACATTCGCAAAGATAGAAGAAGGCGTACCGGGTGCCATTTCTTTCCTTTCAAACCCGAAATATACACATTATATATATACGACCCAATCAACGATTGTATTGGTCAATAAAGATTTCGAACCGGAACAACCGGTCAGTGCCACCTTGATTAAAGTAGACAACGCATACGAAAGCCTGGCTCAACTCCTGACTTTATACGAACAAAACAAGCCGAAAAAGACGGGCATCGACCCGCTGGCATCCATTGCTCCAACCGCCAAAATCGGAAAAGATGTCTATATCGGCCCCTTTGCCTGCATCGAAGCAGGCGCAGAAATAGGCGACAACGCCTGCATCCATCCGCATGTCACCGTAGGAAGCCATGTTAAAATCGGCTCCAACACCACGCTATATCCCCATGTCACCATTTACCAGGATTGCCGCATAGGGAATAATTGCATCCTGCATGCCGGATGTGTCATCGGTGCGGACGGATTCGGGTTTGCCCCCTCCGCCGAAGGCTATGACAAGATTCCCCAAATCGGTATCGTCGTTATTGAGGACAATGTGGAAATCGGTGCCAATACGTGCGTAGACCGTGCCACGATGGGCGCCACCATCATCCATAAGGGCGTAAAGCTGGACAACCTGATTCAGATTGCCCACAATGTAGAGATAGGAAGCCACACGGTGATGGCTTCGCAAGGAGGCGTGGCAGGTTCCGCCAAGATAGGCGAATGGTGCGTATTTGCCGGACAAGTAGGTGTAGCCGGACATATCAAAGTGGGCGACCGCGTGACTATCGGAGCCCAATCGGGCATACCGGGCAATACCAAGTCGGGCAGCACCCTGATGGGATATCCCGCCATCGACCCGAAGCTTTTTGCGCGCTCGGCGGTCATATACAAGAAGCTGCCCGATATGTACGAAGACATGAGACGCATGCAGAAGGAACTGGAAGAATTAAAGAAACAACTTAATAAATAA
- the pyrF gene encoding orotidine-5'-phosphate decarboxylase, producing MNKQELFENIKRKQSFLCVGLDTDIKKIPGHLLKEEDPIFAFNKAIIDATAPYCIAYKPNLAFYESMGVKGWIAFEKTVEYIKKNYPDQFIIADAKRGDIGNTSAMYARTFFEELDIDSLTVAPYMGEDSVTPFLSYEGKWVILLALTSNKGSHDFQLTEDKEGERLFEKVLRKSQEWANDQNMMYVVGATQGRMFEDIRRIVPNHFLLVPGIGAQGGSLEEVCRYGMTPECGLIVNSSRAIIYADKSENFAQAAKDEAGKVQKQMAEQLKAARIV from the coding sequence ATGAACAAACAAGAACTCTTTGAAAACATCAAGCGCAAACAATCCTTCCTGTGTGTAGGGCTGGATACCGACATCAAGAAAATCCCCGGACACCTGCTGAAGGAAGAAGACCCTATCTTTGCATTCAACAAAGCCATTATAGACGCAACCGCCCCTTATTGCATCGCCTATAAGCCGAACCTGGCTTTTTATGAAAGCATGGGCGTAAAAGGCTGGATAGCTTTCGAAAAGACCGTGGAATACATCAAGAAAAACTATCCCGACCAGTTCATCATCGCCGATGCCAAACGCGGGGATATCGGAAACACCTCCGCCATGTATGCCCGCACCTTCTTCGAAGAGCTTGACATCGACTCGCTGACCGTGGCTCCCTACATGGGCGAGGACAGCGTAACGCCCTTCCTCTCCTACGAAGGGAAATGGGTCATCCTGCTGGCGCTGACCTCGAACAAAGGTTCGCACGATTTCCAGCTGACGGAGGACAAGGAAGGTGAACGGCTTTTCGAAAAAGTCTTGCGCAAGTCACAAGAATGGGCAAACGACCAGAACATGATGTACGTAGTAGGTGCCACCCAAGGACGCATGTTCGAGGATATCCGCCGCATCGTGCCCAACCATTTCCTGCTCGTGCCGGGCATCGGCGCACAAGGAGGCTCGCTGGAAGAAGTGTGCCGCTATGGCATGACTCCCGAATGCGGACTTATCGTCAACTCCAGCCGTGCCATCATCTATGCCGACAAGAGCGAGAACTTTGCCCAGGCCGCTAAAGATGAAGCCGGAAAAGTCCAGAAACAAATGGCGGAACAATTGAAAGCCGCCCGTATCGTATAA
- a CDS encoding DUF4153 domain-containing protein: MNRPWYQQIASILAGTLQTTLRRFPVTVLFGIALSVYLIHLIATDYETENKLIVIIGYYLSAGTLLSLTLHLWSEEMEHPVRKAIAHVLPHGLLIADALFLYSLSPGESLTEIGIAHGAAIFAIGISVFFLSFSRTKNDMPNWNFASASFGAFITSILIGSVMSLGTCLLAYSLQALFNIEVNHKAYGYIVTVCNVFLSLLLFLGMLPQGREKHNESPHASPFLNGIIRYLFLPLEMGYILVLYIYAAKILITWELPTGWVSWLVTLMMAGCIAIEFGIYPSRIGRERQTDKRIAYGLPLVALPLLVLMTVSIMRRFQDYGISINRLYLITFNAWCYIVCIGLILNKARRINWIPVSFSVIFLLTSVLPVNYAGITRNKIHADIENELKASGISSLPLSREGYEKWLASLPYAHAANINDRVRYMRNWFGWESISDLVDQDILLYSLPEAESPHFSYQGETEPSEPLPIPEGHNQVIEIDQYMSGADGSLPDKWWENGSLPVPLELTGDTVYFDLDTIWKLQAHTSGGTFPETAAMPPTALRCNSPDKSFVLTRFSLNYNKTNIEDTHLSFKGYLFYQK, from the coding sequence ATGAACAGGCCATGGTATCAACAAATAGCCAGTATCCTTGCCGGAACGTTGCAAACCACTTTGAGACGTTTCCCCGTCACGGTATTGTTCGGCATTGCCCTGAGCGTCTATCTGATTCACCTAATCGCCACAGATTATGAAACAGAGAACAAGCTGATTGTCATCATCGGATATTACCTCTCGGCAGGCACGCTCCTTTCGCTCACCCTTCATCTCTGGAGTGAGGAAATGGAGCATCCGGTACGCAAAGCCATAGCCCATGTACTCCCTCACGGGCTATTGATAGCAGATGCCCTGTTCCTGTATTCCCTTTCGCCCGGCGAGTCGCTGACCGAAATCGGAATCGCGCACGGAGCCGCAATCTTTGCCATCGGCATATCCGTCTTTTTCCTTTCCTTCTCACGCACCAAGAACGATATGCCTAACTGGAACTTCGCTTCCGCAAGCTTTGGAGCGTTTATCACCTCCATACTCATCGGGAGCGTCATGAGCCTCGGAACCTGCCTGCTTGCCTATTCCCTGCAAGCCCTGTTCAACATCGAAGTCAATCATAAGGCCTACGGCTATATCGTGACCGTATGCAACGTATTCCTCTCCTTGCTCTTATTCCTCGGAATGCTCCCGCAAGGACGCGAAAAGCATAACGAATCCCCTCACGCCAGCCCATTCCTGAACGGGATTATCCGCTACCTTTTCCTGCCTTTGGAAATGGGCTATATCCTTGTGCTTTACATCTACGCCGCCAAGATACTCATTACCTGGGAACTACCCACGGGCTGGGTCTCCTGGCTGGTCACCCTCATGATGGCCGGATGCATCGCGATTGAGTTCGGCATCTACCCCTCCCGCATCGGAAGAGAAAGGCAAACGGACAAACGTATTGCATACGGGCTTCCGCTCGTGGCATTGCCCTTGCTGGTCCTGATGACCGTCAGCATCATGCGCCGGTTCCAGGATTACGGCATCAGCATCAACCGCCTTTACCTCATCACCTTCAACGCCTGGTGCTACATCGTCTGCATCGGGCTGATTCTCAACAAGGCAAGGCGCATCAACTGGATACCGGTCTCGTTCTCCGTGATATTCCTGCTGACTTCCGTGCTTCCGGTAAACTATGCCGGCATCACCCGGAATAAGATTCATGCCGATATCGAAAACGAGTTAAAGGCATCGGGCATCTCTTCCCTCCCCTTATCCCGGGAAGGGTACGAGAAGTGGCTCGCATCGCTCCCGTACGCCCATGCCGCGAACATCAACGACCGAGTGAGATACATGCGGAACTGGTTCGGATGGGAAAGCATAAGCGACCTGGTAGACCAAGACATTTTGCTATACTCGCTTCCCGAAGCCGAATCGCCCCACTTCTCCTACCAGGGAGAAACCGAACCTTCTGAGCCTCTCCCTATCCCCGAAGGGCATAACCAGGTGATAGAAATCGACCAATACATGTCGGGGGCAGACGGTTCCCTGCCCGATAAATGGTGGGAAAACGGGTCATTGCCTGTACCGCTCGAGCTTACGGGAGACACCGTCTATTTCGATTTGGATACCATTTGGAAGCTGCAGGCGCATACTTCCGGAGGCACATTCCCCGAAACCGCCGCGATGCCCCCTACGGCCCTGCGGTGCAATTCACCCGACAAGAGCTTCGTGCTCACCCGATTCAGTTTAAACTATAACAAAACAAACATAGAAGATACACACTTGTCTTTCAAGGGATATCTCTTTTATCAAAAATAA
- the prfA gene encoding peptide chain release factor 1, with the protein MSENNNTLLEKLDGLVARFEEVSTLITDPSVIADQKRYVKLTKEYKELSDIMKARGEYLQCLNGLEEAKMMMGENDPELKEMAREEAAACEARIPELEEEIKLLLIPADPQDDRNAILEIRGGTGGDEAAIFAGDLFRMYSKYCERKGWKLEVSSASEGASGGFKEIICSVTGDKVYGTLKYESGVHRVQRVPATETQGRVHTSAASVAVLPEAEPFDVEINEGEIKWDTFRSSGAGGQNVNKVESGVRLRYNWKNPNTGVVEEILIECTETRDQPKNKERALARLRTFIYDKEHQKYIDDIASKRKTMVSTGDRSAKIRTYNYPQGRITDHRINYTIYNLAAFMDGDIQDCIDHLIVAENAERLKESEL; encoded by the coding sequence ATGTCAGAAAACAACAACACATTATTAGAGAAATTAGACGGGCTGGTGGCACGCTTTGAAGAAGTTTCGACCCTGATTACCGACCCTTCCGTCATCGCCGACCAGAAGCGGTACGTGAAGCTCACGAAAGAATACAAAGAGCTGAGCGACATCATGAAGGCACGCGGGGAATACCTGCAATGCCTGAACGGACTGGAAGAGGCAAAAATGATGATGGGCGAAAACGACCCGGAACTGAAGGAAATGGCACGCGAGGAAGCCGCCGCATGCGAAGCACGCATACCGGAACTGGAAGAAGAAATCAAGCTTCTGCTCATCCCTGCCGACCCGCAGGACGACCGTAATGCCATCCTCGAAATCCGAGGGGGAACCGGAGGGGACGAAGCGGCTATCTTTGCCGGAGACCTCTTCCGCATGTACTCGAAATACTGCGAGCGCAAAGGCTGGAAGCTGGAAGTATCGAGTGCCAGCGAAGGCGCATCGGGCGGATTCAAGGAAATCATCTGTTCCGTGACAGGTGATAAGGTATACGGGACACTGAAATACGAATCGGGCGTGCACCGGGTGCAACGCGTACCCGCCACCGAAACCCAGGGGCGTGTACATACCTCGGCGGCATCTGTAGCCGTATTGCCCGAAGCCGAACCCTTTGATGTGGAAATCAATGAAGGCGAAATCAAATGGGATACGTTCCGAAGCAGCGGTGCCGGAGGCCAGAACGTGAACAAAGTGGAATCGGGCGTACGCCTGCGCTATAACTGGAAAAACCCCAATACGGGCGTGGTAGAAGAAATCCTGATAGAATGTACCGAGACACGCGACCAGCCTAAAAATAAGGAGCGCGCGCTCGCACGCCTGCGTACCTTTATATATGACAAGGAACACCAGAAATACATCGACGATATCGCCTCGAAGCGCAAGACCATGGTAAGCACCGGCGACCGTTCGGCAAAAATCCGTACCTACAATTACCCGCAGGGACGCATCACCGACCACCGCATCAATTATACCATCTACAACCTTGCCGCCTTTATGGACGGCGACATACAGGATTGTATCGACCACCTGATAGTGGCGGAGAACGCCGAGAGACTGAAAGAAAGCGAACTATAA